CGCCGCGACGGTCATCAGCGCACCGACCCAGTTGGGAGCGGTGTAGCCCAGGCCGGCGGAGATGACGATCCCGCCGAGCCAAGCGGCCAGCGCGTTGCCGAAGTTGAAGGCCGCGATGTTGCCGGCCGAGGCGAGGGTGGGTGCCGAGGCCGCCTGGTCCATCACCCGCTTCTGCAGCGGCGGCACGGTGGCGAAGCCGAAGATGCCGATCAGCGCGATGGTGACGGTGGCGGCGGTCTTGTCGTGCGCGGTGAAGGTGAACGCGGCCAGCGAGAGCGCCAGACCGGTCAGCGACACGAACAGCATCGGCATCATGGCGCGGTCGGTGAAGCGGCCGGAGACCAGGTTTCCGCCGACCATGCCGAGACCGAAGATGGCCGTCAGCCAGATCACGGAGGACGGTGCGAAGCCGGTGACCTCGGTCATCATCGAGGCGAGGTAGGTGACGGCCGCGAAGACGCCGCCGAAGCCCAGGATCGTCATCAGCATGGCGAGGCCGACCTGCGGGTTGCGGAACACCGCGAGCTCGCTGCCCATGGGAGAGGCCGCCTTCGCCCGCTGCGCGGGGACCAGCTTGACGATCCCCAGCAGGCCGATCACGCCGAGCGCGGTGATGGCGTAGAAGGTGGTGCGCCAGTCGAAGTGCTGGCTGAGCATGGTGCCGGCCGGTACGCCCACGACGTTGGCGACGGTCAGACCGCTGAACATGAGCGACAGGGCGGTGGCGCGCTTCTGGGGCGCGACGAGGTCGGCGGCCACCAGCGCGCCGATGCCGAAGAACGCGCCATGCGTGAACGCCGCCACGATCCGCCCGGCCAGCATGATCCCGAAGTTGGGCGCCAGGGCCGTGAGCAGATTGCCCACGATGAACAGGCCCATCAGCAGTATCAGCATCTGCTTGCGGGTGAAGCGCGTGCCGAGCGCGGTCATCAGCGGCGCGCCGAGGACCACACCGAGGGCGTAGAGAGTGGTCGCGTATCCGGCGAGGGGGATGGAGACACCGAAGCCGGCCGCCATGTCGGGCAGCAGGCCCATGACCGCGAACTCGGTCGTTCCGATCCCAAAGGCACCGATGGCAAGCGCCAGGAGTGCGAGAGGCATGACGGATCCCTTCACATCATTGCGTCCGTCCTTTACGAGCGTCCACAATAATTGCAGACGCGGGTTAATTGCAAGCGCCGTATATTTCGGAGGTGGCCTATCCTGGTTGATGCGCCCATGAGGAGGTCTTCGATGACGCAGCAGACACGGGACAAGCGGGAGACGCAGAAGACGGCGGTCCCGCAGCCGGCA
This genomic stretch from Streptomyces nigrescens harbors:
- a CDS encoding MFS transporter; the protein is MPLALLALAIGAFGIGTTEFAVMGLLPDMAAGFGVSIPLAGYATTLYALGVVLGAPLMTALGTRFTRKQMLILLMGLFIVGNLLTALAPNFGIMLAGRIVAAFTHGAFFGIGALVAADLVAPQKRATALSLMFSGLTVANVVGVPAGTMLSQHFDWRTTFYAITALGVIGLLGIVKLVPAQRAKAASPMGSELAVFRNPQVGLAMLMTILGFGGVFAAVTYLASMMTEVTGFAPSSVIWLTAIFGLGMVGGNLVSGRFTDRAMMPMLFVSLTGLALSLAAFTFTAHDKTAATVTIALIGIFGFATVPPLQKRVMDQAASAPTLASAGNIAAFNFGNALAAWLGGIVISAGLGYTAPNWVGALMTVAALGVAIFASVLERRQTSRGQVVAAGGPSVVADGSVVADEPIPAVHG